Proteins encoded together in one Salvelinus fontinalis isolate EN_2023a chromosome 6, ASM2944872v1, whole genome shotgun sequence window:
- the LOC129858059 gene encoding serine protease 23 yields MTMYPHPNSGLAHLSILVLLLSLLLPLSLPSRAPVHQHPVHLHLPSLVPHAPLPLSRSRFSSQTQLDFTTHCNASCYHKGEQESRREHLTEQLAFETLYADGSRTLTTVDVKDEDDYEGTISPAIQPPPTRGRRVTSRHKRQKRQIYGADGRFNIRGDHFLLDYPFSTAVRISTGCTGVLVSRRHVLTAAHCVHDGKDYVKGARKLRVGFLTPPYINGTKPSQTPTKKPLVRWVRVKRTRVPKGWIQGPQEVSMDFDYALLELRWPHRRPFMRLSVAPSSDDLAGKRIHFSGFDSDRPGELVYRFCPVEDESNDLIYQHCDARPGASGSGVYGRVWDTALERWERKVIGIFSGHQWLEIDGENHDYNVAVRFTPLKFAQICYWVHGNRVDCSQD; encoded by the coding sequence ATGACCATGTATCCACATCCAAACTCTGGCCTGGCTCATCTCTCCATCTTAGTCCTgctcctctcactcctcctccccctctctctgccatcTCGAGCCCCTGTCCACCAACACCCCgtccacctccacctcccctcaCTGGTGCCCCATGCACCCCTGCCCCTCTCCCGCTCTCGCTTCAGTTCCCAGACTCAACTGGACTTCACCACTCACTGCAATGCCAGCTGCTACCACAAAGGAGAGCAAGAGAGCAGGCGAGAGCACCTGACTGAGCAGCTGGCCTTCGAGACGCTCTATGCAGACGGTTCTCGTACCCTCACCACTGTGGATGTGAAGGATGAGGATGATTATGAGGGCACCATCAGTCCTGCCATTCAACCTCCACCAACAAGAGGACGTAGAGTTACCAGTAGGCACAAGCGTCAGAAAAGACAGATCTACGGGGCTGATGGACGCTTCAACATACGCGGTGACCACTTCCTGTTGGACTACCCCTTCTCCACAGCTGTGAGGATCTCCACCGGCTGCACTGGGGTCCTAGTGTCTCGACGCCATGTCCTGACCGCCGCCCACTGCGTGCATGATGGGAAGGACTACGTCAAGGGAGCCCGTAAACTGAGGGTAGGCTTCCTGACTCCTCCGTACATCAACGGCACCAAGCCCAGCCAGACCCCCACCAAGAAGCCCCTGGTGCGCTGGGTCCGGGTCAAACGCACCCGTGTCCCCAAGGGCTGGATCCAGGGCCCCCAGGAGGTCAGCATGGACTTTGACTACGCCCTCTTGGAGCTGCGCTGGCCCCACCGCCGGCCCTTCATGCGTCTGTCTGTGGCACCCTCCTCTGACGACCTGGCAGGGAAACGCATCCATTTCTCTGGGTTTGACAGTGACAGGCCTGGGGAGCTGGTCTACCGCTTCTGTCCTGTGGAGGACGAGTCTAACGACCTGATCTACCAGCACTGTGATGCCCGGCCGGGGGCCAGTGGCTCGGGGGTCTACGGCCGCGTGTGGGACACGGCTCTGGAACGCTGGGAGAGGAAAGTCATCGGCATCTTCTCTGGACACCAGTGGCTGGAGATTGATGGGGAGAACCACGACTACAACGTGGCTGTGAGATTCACCCCGCTGAAGTTTGCCCAGATCTGTTACTGGGTGCATGGGAACCGAGTGGACTGTAGTCAGgactga
- the LOC129858057 gene encoding atlastin-3-like isoform X2, giving the protein MGSEPGPVQIVTVCKKDHSFALDTEALGRVLLAPEVRDKHVVVLSVAGAFRKGKSFILDFMLRYMYRKHGEEWLGQEDEPLTGFKWRGGSEPETTGIQLWSEVFLVEKSDGMEVAVLLMDTQGAFDNQSTVKDCATIFALSTMTSSIQIYNLSQNIQEDDLQQLQLFTEYGRLAMDEIFLKPFQSLMFLIRDWSFPYEYTYGLKGGSEFLDKRLQVKETQHEELQTVREHIHSCFTSINCFLLPHPGLKVATSPAFKGQLSDVAPEFKEGLRHLIPTLLHPDNLAEKEINGNKVTCRGLLEFFKAYIKIYQGEDLPHPKSMLLATAEANNLAAVAAAKDQYYKNMEKVCGGDLPYVAPASLEEKHHFFLQESLHVFSSTKKMGGQEFCDRYQDQLEAELVELWQSFRKHNESKNVFTAFRTPAVLFVLVCFLYVLSGLLLFIGLATIAFACDCVLGLAMVAMLTWAFIRYSGKYRGLGGAIDQTAGVILQQATVVLNKSRPAVAKMKKSS; this is encoded by the exons ATGGGGAGTGAGCCAGGTCCAGTCCAGATTGTGACAGTGTGTAAGAAGGATCACTCCTTTGCCTTGGACACAGAGGCTTTAGGACGGGTTCTGCTTGCACCGGAGGTTCGGGATAAACATGTGGTGGTGCTCTCGGTGGCCGGGGCCTTCCGGAAAGGCAAGAGCTTCATTCTGGACTTCATGCTCCGCTACATGTACAGGAAG CATGGTGAGGAGTGGCTGGGTCAGGAGGATGAGCCCCTGACTGGGTTCAAATGGAGGGGGGGCTCAGAGCCAGAGACCACCGGCATCCAGCTGTGGAGTGAGGTCTTCCTGGTGGAGAAGAGTGATGGGATGGAG GTGGCAGTATTACTGATGGACACCCAGGGTGCATTTGACAACCAGTCCACCGTGAAAGATTGTGCCACAATCTTTGCCCTCAGTACCATGACCAGCTCAATACAG ATCTACAACCTCTCACAGAACATTCAGGAAGATGATCTGCAGCAGCTGCAG CTGTTCACAGAGTATGGACGCCTTGCCATGGATGAAATCTTCCTGAAGCCATTTCAG TCTCTGATGTTCCTAATCAGGGATTGGAGCTTTCCCTATGAATATACATATGGTCTGAAGGGAGGCAGTGAGTTCCTTGATAAACGTCTACAG GTGAAAGAGACCCAGCATGAGGAACTACAGACAGTGAGGGAACACATTCATTCCTGCTTCACCTCCATCAACTGTTTCCTGCTACCACATCCTGGGTTGAAGGTTGCCACCAGCCCCGCTTTCAAGGGCCAGCTTAGTG ATGTGGCTCCAGAGTTTAAAGAGGGGCTTCGGCACCTCATCCCCACACTGCTGCATCCAGACAACCTGGCTGAGAAAGAGATCAACGGCAACAAAGTCACCTGCAGGGGCCTGCTGGAGTTCTTCAAG GCGTACATCAAGATCTACCAGGGTGAAGACCTACCACACCCAAAGTCCATGCTGCTG GCCACAGCAGAGGCCAACAACCTGGCAGCCGTGGCGGCAGCCAAAGACCAGTATTACAAGAACATGGAGAAG GTCTGCGGGGGAGACCTTCCCTATGTGGCTCCTGCATCTCTGGAGGAGAAGCACCACTTCTTCCTCCAGGAGTCCCTCCATGTCTTCTCCTCCACCAAGAAGATGGGAGGACAGGAGTTCTGTGACCGCTACCAAGACCAGCTTGAGGCCGAGTTGGTAGAGCTGTGGCAGTCTTTCAGAAAGCACAATGAG TCAAAGAATGTCTTCACTGCATTCCGGACGCCTGCAGTGCTGTTTGTCCTTGTGTGCTTCCTGTACGTGCTGTCAGGGCTATTGCTCTTCATCGGCCTGGCTACCATTGCTTTTGCATGTGACTGTGTCTTGGGCCTGGCCATGGTCGCCATGCTCACCTGGGCCTTCATACGCTATTCGGGAAAATACCGGGGGCTGGGGGGAGCCATCGACCAGACGGCAGGTGTCATATTGCAGCAG GCCACTGTGGTGTTGAATAAGTCGAGGCCAGCGGTGGCTAAGATGAAGAAATCCAGCTAG
- the LOC129858060 gene encoding forkhead box protein N2-like has translation MESDSHTLPLLPIYLPYPATLYHCLPFSSSLLQTSSTVRVSLPLSPLSIPPSPTSLCPTAPASIHLKTEPLSPLLHTLSPPLFLDGQNLHCINSLTTSEEDDLTCLNWLHQRGNLLPLQPLPKTTPLPQLEPQDPIPTPNLPPSPSKPPYSFSSLIFMAIEDSPDKRLPVKGIYEWIVNSFPYYRAAPGGWRNSVRHNLSLSKSFRRIHRDKSQLVGKGSLWCVCPEYRHALLEVLRKAHYYHGTNSNLLNNPALLEGADYEVSMVYDTVEISDSLCQTLLPSSPSTRALTLDNPPLSSNPPCPLTPDHEEMVNMEAMEYEEEVGEEMEKDPLLDSGYIELHYYQYHQYQYLVLPGDTELDLETIEILQLDAEAQEAAGSLLDLAGGGH, from the exons atggagagtgactcTCACACACTGCCACTCCTCCCTATATATCTTCCTTATCCTGCCACTCTCTACCACTGCCtgcctttctcttcctctcttttgcAAACTTCTTCCACTGTTCGTGTttcactccctctgtctcctctatcgATCCCACCATCCCCTACTTCACTTTGTCCCACAGCCCCAGCTTCAATTCACCTCAAGACtgaacctctctcccctcttttacaCACCTTGTCCCCACCTTTGTTTCTTGATGGACAAAACTTACACTGCATAAACTCTCTAACCACATCTGAAGAAGATGACTTGACCTGCCTCAACTGGCTGCATCAAAGAGGCAACTTGCTTCCCCTGCAGCCCCTGCCCAAAACAACACCACTGCCTCAGCTGGAGCCCCAGGATCCCATACCTACCCCAAaccttcctccctccccatccaaGCCCCCTTACTCCTTTAGCAGTCTAATCTTCATGGCGATAGAGGACTCGCCAGACAAGAGGCTCCCAGTAAAGGGCATCTATGAATGGATAGTGAACAGCTTCCCCTACTACAGAGCAGCACCTGGGGGATGGAGAAACTCTGTTCGCCACAACCTGTCTCTGAGTAAGAGCTTCCGTCGGATTCACAGGGACAAGAGCCAG TTGGTGGGGAAGGGctcactgtggtgtgtgtgtccagaATATCGACATGCTCTTCTGGAGGTGCTCAGGAAAGCACATTATTACCACGGCACCAACAGTAACTTACTAAACAACCCTGCGTT GTTGGAGGGAGCTGATTACGAAGTATCTATGGTGTATGACACTGTGGAGATCTCAG ATTCCCTTTGTcaaactctcctcccctcctccccctctacccgAGCCTTGACCTTAGACAACCCACCTCTCTCCTCAAATCCACCTTGCCCTCTGACCCCTGACCATGAGGAGATGGTCAACATGGAGGCAATGGAATATGAGGAAGAGGTTGGtgaggagatggagaaagaccCCCTGTTAGACAGTGGCTACATAGAGTTACACTACTACCAGTATCACCAGTACCAGTATCTGGTCCTGCCCGGGGACACTGAACTGGATCTGGAGACCATAGAGATCCTGCAGCTGGATGCTGAGGCCCAAGAGGCTGCTGGGTCACTTCTGGACCTGGCAGGGGGTGGACATTAG
- the LOC129858062 gene encoding cofilin-2-like — MASGVTVTDDVITVFNEMKVRKAQANEDEKKKRKKAVLFCLSEDKKHIILEEGQEILTGDVGVTVQDPYLHFVKMLPPDDCRYALYDATYETKETKKEDLVFIFWAPDGAPLKSKMIYASSKDAIKKKFTGIKHEWQVNGLEDIKDRRTLADKLGGSSVITLEGSPL; from the exons ATG GCTTCCGGGGTGACAGTGACAGATGACGTTATCACAGTCTTCAACGAGATGAAGGTGCGTAAGGCACAGGCGAACGAGgatgagaagaagaagaggaagaaggcgGTGCTGTTCTGCCTGAGCGAGGACAAGAAGCACATCATCCTGGAGGAGGGCCAAGAGATCCTGACAGGAGATGTGGGTGTCACGGTCCAGGACCCCTACCTGCACTTCGTCAAGATGCTGCCCCCAGATGACTGCCGTTACGCCCTCTACGACGCCACCTACGAGACCAAGGAGACCAAAAAAGAGGACCTGGTCTTCATCTTCTG GGCCCCAGATGGCGCTCCCCTGAAGAGCAAGATGATCTACGCCAGCTCAAAGGATGCCATCAAGAAGAAGTTCACAG GTATCAAGCATGAGTGGCAAGTGAACGGTTTGGAAGACATCAAGGACCGGCGCACCCTTGCCGACAAGCTTGGCGGCTCATCGGTAATCACCCTGGAAGGAAGCCCTCTATAA
- the LOC129858061 gene encoding protein YIF1A-like, producing the protein MDLPHHGYRASAKPRARAGDPLLFEDTSSAAPPMNNQSYYTPGYNIGGAPVGGPGDAGVNNLFADPMASAAMMYGSSLANQGKDIVNKEISRYVSVNKLKYFFAVDSKYVMKKLLLLMFPYTHQDWEVRYHRDTPLTPRHDVNAPDLYIPSMAFITYILLAGMALGIQKRFSPEVLGLCASTALVWVVIEVLVMLLCLYILSVHSDLSIFDLFAYSGYKYVGMIFTVLGGLLFGSDGYFVALTWSSCALMFFIVRALKMKILSSLSHDSMGAGATAKPRLRLYITVATAAFQPIIIYWLTSHLVR; encoded by the exons CAAAGCCAAGAGCTCGTGCAGGGGACCCTCTCCTCTTTGAAGATACCAGTTCTGCAGCGCCACCAATGAACAATCAGAGTTATTACACTCCTGGATACAACATTGGAGGGGCTCCAGTTGGAGGACCAGGGGATGCTGGGGTCAACAACCTGTTTGCTGACCCAATGGCCAGTGCAGCCATGATGTATGGCTCTTCCCTGGCCAACCAGGGAAAGGATATTGTTAACAAGGAG ATCAGCAGGTACGTGTCTGTGAACAAGCTGAAGTACTTCTTTGCTGTCGATTCCAAATATGTAATGAAGAAACTACTGCTCCTCATGTTTCCGTACACACATCAG GACTGGGAAGTTCGTTACCACAGGGACACTCCTCTCACACCCAGGCATGATGTGAATGCGCCCGACCTTTACATAcctt CAATGGCTTTCATCACTTACATTTTGCTAGCTGGGATGGCCCTTGGCATTCAGAAGAG GTTCAGTCCAGAGGTCCTTGGTCTGTGTGCCAGCACTGCTTTGGTGTGGGTTGTCATAGAGGTCTTGGTCATGTTGCTGTGTCTCTACATTCTCTCTGTTCACTCTGACTTGTCAATTTTTGACCTCTTTGCCTACAGTGGATACAAATATGTGGG GATGATTTTCACAGTGCTGGGTGGTCTGCTGTTTGGCAGTGATGGGTACTTCGTGGCTCTCACCTGGTCATCTTGTGCTCTTATGTTTTTCATT GTCCGCGCTCTCAAAATGAAGATTCTGTCGTCTCTCTCCCATGACTCCATGGGGGCTGGGGCGACAGCCAAACCAAGACTCCGTCTGTACATCACCGTGGCCACCGCAGCCTTTCAGCCAATCATTATCTACTGGCTCACCTCGCATCTGGTCAGGTGA
- the LOC129858057 gene encoding atlastin-3-like isoform X1 produces the protein MGSEPGPVQIVTVCKKDHSFALDTEALGRVLLAPEVRDKHVVVLSVAGAFRKGKSFILDFMLRYMYRKKHGEEWLGQEDEPLTGFKWRGGSEPETTGIQLWSEVFLVEKSDGMEVAVLLMDTQGAFDNQSTVKDCATIFALSTMTSSIQIYNLSQNIQEDDLQQLQLFTEYGRLAMDEIFLKPFQSLMFLIRDWSFPYEYTYGLKGGSEFLDKRLQVKETQHEELQTVREHIHSCFTSINCFLLPHPGLKVATSPAFKGQLSDVAPEFKEGLRHLIPTLLHPDNLAEKEINGNKVTCRGLLEFFKAYIKIYQGEDLPHPKSMLLATAEANNLAAVAAAKDQYYKNMEKVCGGDLPYVAPASLEEKHHFFLQESLHVFSSTKKMGGQEFCDRYQDQLEAELVELWQSFRKHNESKNVFTAFRTPAVLFVLVCFLYVLSGLLLFIGLATIAFACDCVLGLAMVAMLTWAFIRYSGKYRGLGGAIDQTAGVILQQATVVLNKSRPAVAKMKKSS, from the exons ATGGGGAGTGAGCCAGGTCCAGTCCAGATTGTGACAGTGTGTAAGAAGGATCACTCCTTTGCCTTGGACACAGAGGCTTTAGGACGGGTTCTGCTTGCACCGGAGGTTCGGGATAAACATGTGGTGGTGCTCTCGGTGGCCGGGGCCTTCCGGAAAGGCAAGAGCTTCATTCTGGACTTCATGCTCCGCTACATGTACAGGAAG AAGCATGGTGAGGAGTGGCTGGGTCAGGAGGATGAGCCCCTGACTGGGTTCAAATGGAGGGGGGGCTCAGAGCCAGAGACCACCGGCATCCAGCTGTGGAGTGAGGTCTTCCTGGTGGAGAAGAGTGATGGGATGGAG GTGGCAGTATTACTGATGGACACCCAGGGTGCATTTGACAACCAGTCCACCGTGAAAGATTGTGCCACAATCTTTGCCCTCAGTACCATGACCAGCTCAATACAG ATCTACAACCTCTCACAGAACATTCAGGAAGATGATCTGCAGCAGCTGCAG CTGTTCACAGAGTATGGACGCCTTGCCATGGATGAAATCTTCCTGAAGCCATTTCAG TCTCTGATGTTCCTAATCAGGGATTGGAGCTTTCCCTATGAATATACATATGGTCTGAAGGGAGGCAGTGAGTTCCTTGATAAACGTCTACAG GTGAAAGAGACCCAGCATGAGGAACTACAGACAGTGAGGGAACACATTCATTCCTGCTTCACCTCCATCAACTGTTTCCTGCTACCACATCCTGGGTTGAAGGTTGCCACCAGCCCCGCTTTCAAGGGCCAGCTTAGTG ATGTGGCTCCAGAGTTTAAAGAGGGGCTTCGGCACCTCATCCCCACACTGCTGCATCCAGACAACCTGGCTGAGAAAGAGATCAACGGCAACAAAGTCACCTGCAGGGGCCTGCTGGAGTTCTTCAAG GCGTACATCAAGATCTACCAGGGTGAAGACCTACCACACCCAAAGTCCATGCTGCTG GCCACAGCAGAGGCCAACAACCTGGCAGCCGTGGCGGCAGCCAAAGACCAGTATTACAAGAACATGGAGAAG GTCTGCGGGGGAGACCTTCCCTATGTGGCTCCTGCATCTCTGGAGGAGAAGCACCACTTCTTCCTCCAGGAGTCCCTCCATGTCTTCTCCTCCACCAAGAAGATGGGAGGACAGGAGTTCTGTGACCGCTACCAAGACCAGCTTGAGGCCGAGTTGGTAGAGCTGTGGCAGTCTTTCAGAAAGCACAATGAG TCAAAGAATGTCTTCACTGCATTCCGGACGCCTGCAGTGCTGTTTGTCCTTGTGTGCTTCCTGTACGTGCTGTCAGGGCTATTGCTCTTCATCGGCCTGGCTACCATTGCTTTTGCATGTGACTGTGTCTTGGGCCTGGCCATGGTCGCCATGCTCACCTGGGCCTTCATACGCTATTCGGGAAAATACCGGGGGCTGGGGGGAGCCATCGACCAGACGGCAGGTGTCATATTGCAGCAG GCCACTGTGGTGTTGAATAAGTCGAGGCCAGCGGTGGCTAAGATGAAGAAATCCAGCTAG